In Glycine max cultivar Williams 82 chromosome 10, Glycine_max_v4.0, whole genome shotgun sequence, the DNA window CAAAGACAGAAGCTATGGCAGAGGGAAacagaaagagaagagaaaggagGAAGGCTTAAAAAGCAGAGAGTTTTGAAGGCTTTGAGGCATAAgagaataatttataatttaaaagaaaaaaagtgaaggCTTTCATAAAAAGAAGAACCTGTATCGGGAAAAAAGAATCTCAAAACATATCGTGGCTCTATGTATACGTAATTGAATATCAGtcgttcaatttttattttttttatacagaattttcatttttgtagtGGACGTATTTGATGCCGTTtctgctttctttcttttttttttttcgtcttTTGCCAATCCTTTTGAACggatttttttccttccttccttaGCCTTCCTTTTCCATTGcatcatatattcataaaaCAACTGCatgcattttgttttgtttaataaaataaactactgtttgacatgttttattttcaagaaTTTCGAGGATATATTCTTATAAGTTATGATAATGGTAAGGTTTAACTGTATTTTTGCTATCAAACCTTTATTTAAGTGTCATtcttgttttcttaatttttagtatTCATAGTTTTTAAGTATTGGaattttattcaacaaaaatagaaagaatcgaaattaaaattttcacctaaatttaattgaatgcaATTAAAGTGTGACTTATTGTTCCATTCCATTATATAAATCGatgaaaatgtaaataaaaaaaagttgaattaagcaaaaaatatgtttaaaatgtaaagaaagtCTAATTTGGctttattatcatcattattattattaaaatatttacgtgttatatttttttttaaatctaattatatgttttattccTTTAGTTTAAATTCATGTAATTTAAgtcccttatttttttttcaaaccaatTAAGTACCTCTATTATCAATATTAAGcaaatttaatcttaatttttttacttaaaacttTCAAATTCTCCTTTTCTCActattaaatcaattaaattgtaTTATACTCAAAACCCACCAACcaaaacttcaaaattaatCCAAATTAAATATAGAAATCTGAAATTTTCTATTCTTTAAATTCTTATCTTACATCTTAAAAACTTTCAGATTTTATCACGTTCTTACTAAATCTTTTGTACTTCTGAACTTTTAACATACTTCCATATCTCATATTTACCAATTATAATAATCTTTGTTAGCAGTTTGGATTCTATATTACTCCCTcgtataataatattatcacAACCTAAAAAGACTCTCAAGATTAAGTTTGTAAAAAaactctttcatttatttttaaatcaaattaactgATCTATTAACACTCctagaattatttaatttaaactctttagtattaatttaaatgatatatattttttagaagaaaaagagaaacaatattaaatttaaatgataattaatgataaatcaATACTGAAAATGAGATGTGTAAAAGTGAAAAGCCTATATATAAGACTCTATGGTTTATATTCATATAGGAAATTAGATTGATAAAGCAGATGTGGTCATCACAGAAGCTTCACCATTAGCCTGATATAACCATCTGCATCTGCTTTCACTGCCTTTGGTTATTAATATCTATCTCCACCGCCTGCCAAAGATAGAAAGAGGAATCACGTCTTTAATAGTAAACCAATGAATACTTGAAATATGCATTTAATAAAATCCAGTATCAagtagttttaattttgttctccAATCGAAAAAGACTTCAAGAATTTTATGATTcgcattttaatatttttcctaGATTAAATATTATAGGTGTCCTCTAACTCACTAATCTCGTTAGTAACCTGTATTATAGGTGTCCTCCAACTCACCAATCTCCCTATTAATGCATGATTGTCCTTAATCCAAATTCTTTTTTACTCAGAAAGAATTAAACACAAATTCTCCAAAAAAGACTATATTTGGATTTCCAGTGGCATATCCAACCTCAGCCCGGAGAAAACACCATCTTGCTTGCTTCTGTCTTGAATCGTGTGCTACAATAAATTCATCGAAAATTcaaaaacattaaatagatagttctTTGTATGTGAACGCACTAAAACTATTATACCAACTCTAAGGTTTATTCGGATTCACATTTGAGACAACAGTAGCGTTTCTAGTTTCTACGTCAGAATAATTTAGCATGCATATCTCATGATTAGATAGATTTTTCATATGAAACCAATTACCCAGTATAGCATATTGATATttacataacaaaaataaaatttataagtttcttcaaaatttggataaaatatgttaaactaaTTTGttgagataaaatttattaaaaatataaaaattaaaggtaaaaaatgtaatcaagttttttagagaaaaaaaatactatatatacAGGACCATCCAATGATACATAATTAGAAGGGATTGAACAATACCGGGGTATTTCccctcatttaaaaaaaaaatattttgacaatAATATGTTGTTTTTTTCATTAACTATGACAATAAGTTGTTATTTACTAGtaagttttaagttttaatatttttaacttattttcagaacccatttatttttaatttcctttgaGTTAGGATGAAACTACAAAGATAAATTGTCAGTGCGCGAGTATGATGTGCTCAATCCTtcccttattattattattatttttattttcgtaTAAATTTGTTGTAAAGTTTACTATCATTTTCCTCTTAAAATagttaattacaaaataaatcttatttaaaatgagatattatattatatctacCACTCAACTTTCAATATCATAAAGTATCTTTGAGTTGTCTAGTGGGATCTCTATCAcacctttttatttaatattctaaaatttaaacaataagaaatatatatataaaaaaattacactgtaaaaagcactttttttatttgcttcGTGACAAGGGAAAATTTGAAATGCCAACTAATGAAAAGaagaatatttatttcttataaaatgtTAAGTCTCAAAATAACATTAAGCGTTTCCACCTTTTTTTCTATCCCTCTTTTTATTGCATCTTTTACTTTGTAtttgcttttttcctttttatatatatctcttatatttatatattaaggtTTAAATCACTCATTTTCTgcccaaaaaagaaagaaagatgagagaaaagaagattTTTCAATACATATTGTACTGACCAACCAAGATATAATGGATACCAACCATTCACGTAAATACATAAGTATACTGTAGATAATTCGTCTTCTAATTACACATTATTTTGATCATTCATATTAACTTGAGCATTGAACAGGAGAACACTTCAATCCGGTATATATGAAgacatataaaaatatgtataaaataaaataaaataacaaataaaactataaaaggaGCAAAAGGCAACACTGTACTTGAAGGTgactatttatatatataaataaaaaagaacacaatttatttcttttacttttttacaccactttaatttatatatatgggAGTTTAAACTCTTTTCTTAATAGAATATGTATAAActcaataaattttatacaaatttggTAGACTCTCGAATTTATTATtgaatcaataaattaaaaaaattagactaaaATGTTGGTTGCTTTGGGTTGTTTTTTGTGCGATTAGGAGTTAACATATCTCCATTAAGCATGTTGTTCTTGAATTGAAGAATCTTCACCTTTAACAACATCAAATTCTTGTTTCTCAACATCAAACCTTCAATAGAATGCTCTATTACCACTACTACCTTTGCAAGTTATCATTTAATAATGATGCATTACTATCCttgattatttaagtattgtaaaatttataattttatattgttaaaatattttattggtatGTTATATATaggtattttattattattatttttataaaagtaaatcTTATGAGTTTAAGTCAAACTTATAAATTTCTTGTGAGTCTATCTAGATTCTTGAGAGTTTGATAAGCTTGCTTATGAGTGAACAAAATTAAACGATCGGTTTACAATAGTAAAGGCATTTATAATGAGTTAATATTCCTCGGTTGTTTTGCACGAGCAGCTTATTTTATACTCCATCTCATTCGAAACATTTTGCTAACCATACAGGAGTAAACACTATTGCAAGGCCGATTTGTTTGTACTGATTAATCAAAGCTCATTTAATTTGTCAGAAATTATAAATGTAACATGTAAAATGAGAGTTGTAGGCAGTGCAGATCAATCCATTGAtccgaaaaataaattaaatatatagtaaatttaatctttaaagaTAATTGAGTAAtttagatataattttattttcaactaaTGATAAACAAAGTATCAAATTAGCTGGGACCCGTTTAAGTAAATATGTATATAAGTTGTTTGTGGGTACCTGCGTACTTCAAAAACAAGTACTATTATTTActgttattaattaaactacGAAGTTTGATATTTTACAAATCAATTACAATAATCATTTGAACTGATGATAGTATGAAAGCGTACAACATCACGATTTCACATTACTTGAAAGGGACTACAATTTTTTGATACATGTAAGTTCCATGTATCAAATGCAGCTAGCTATATACCACCCACTACAACAAAAAATGATCCAACTATATATAACTACAGttgccaaaaataataataaataaactgaGAAAAGAATCTAAAAATTTTCTTTGTGAAAATCAAACTTGGTGCTGGTTTTCCTGGAAAAGTCTAAAGAAAGCTTTTTCAGTTCCCCAACCAATCCATGCGCCCCACAGTAGAAAACACCTGAAAATAGTACAGCAGATTAAAGATTAGATGAGTAATTAATTTCTGTGTGTAAATTTCACCAATATAAAATTGAGAGCAAAATCAATCAATATATACTTACCAACTCTTTGGTCAGGGTGTTTGATGGCTGCATGTTTAAAGACATTGCGCCAGTTGGGTCTTGCAAAATGAGTCTTCACCCTTGTCCCTGAAACTATATCCACACCATTTTTGGCATGGTGAAGAGACTGAAGCATTGTGATCAAAGCTGACCTAGCATCTCCTTCTTCGTACACACTTGTGCAATAGTTGTGAAGTTCAATAACTCCTTCCTTGTCATTCTCTTCCACCTCATTCATCACCCCTTTAAACCATTCAAAGGAACCTTCCTCACGGGTAACCCAGTAGAAATAAGCTCGCTTAGTGGCAAAAGGTTTTCTCTTGTCCTTTTCCACCTCTCCTTCTTCTACATCTTTATGTTGCTTGATGTTGTTTAGCACGTCTTTGAGTATGCTTATCAAAGGGGTGGCACCAATTCCTAGCCCCACCAGAAGGATTACATCATAATTTTTGTAGTCCTGTGCTGGAGCTCCATAAGGTCCATCGATTAATAGCCTTGGCATTctgcaatttattttaatttcacaaGAATTAGAAATTGGTCATTTTGCCAATTTTAGTATCATACAATTAGAATTACATACCTTGGTTTGTTGTTGCCTTGTAGCATATCAGCTCGTAGAAGACCACTTTGGCCTTCACTTGCTGGTTGACATGCCTGCATCAATCGTATTgatatactaattaataaaacaacaacaatttgaattctccaaataaaaagaacaaagtgtTCTCTCATGCGAAATTCACCTTGGCGAAAACACCCTTCAGTTGTGATGTCCAGTCACCCAAAGTTCGAATGTGAACACTTAAGTAATCATCTCCCGGAGCTGATGTAATAGAAAAGGGATGCCTACAAAATAGATATCAATACCACACAATTAAATTAACTTTGTTCATGATTACTGTCCTCATATGAATTGTGCCTAATTATATaggaacaaaaaaattgaacttaaaTTAGGTGCATACCATTCAAATGGGGAGACATCTGAACAGTTAACGTATATATACTGGCCACTAGAGTACTTAAATCCTTGTGGTTTAGACACATGCAATGCTAGCACATTTCCTGGGTACACAGCAACCTGAACGAAAcatttatgattaaaatttcatttagtgACACAACAATTGATGATAAAACAGAGGAGTGAAATTGTTTAGAATGTATGTACCTTGAGAATCCTCACTGATTTGTAGCCAGACCTAAACGCACGGAGTAGCCTTTCGCATCCGTATAGTATCATGGGAACGGCGAGATACATCCATGTCTGTTGTGTAACAAATTAAATTCATCAATAAACAAGTTTCTTTTGCAAGAAAAAGGAACAGAGAATAAATTAAGGTGTATGCTTGGTTTGAGAGAGACCATGCACGTACCGTTTTCTTGTACCATTTCTTGCTGAGGTATAGGAAGTAACCGTGAATGATGAAAAGCACATAGACGATGACAAAAAGGTGGTGGGAGTACCAAAAGGCATTGAAACCGGTGAGCTTCTTGAGGGTTTTGGGGAGTTTCAGCCTGTTCCTTCGGAACCATGGTTGAGCCAAAATGAAGGCTATAGCCATAAGAACCACCATCACCACCCCGGTCCATCCCTCAGTCCCTTTCACGAACCACCAATAATTGTTGGGCCTCTCATCTCCAAAAAATTGTTTCATGGGCTCGTATTCTTCGTCCGTCGCATGTAACAACCTTGGGAAGTCACACGTCAGATGTGAAATCGCATGCAATCCAACCCCAATTGCAATGCCAAAGGCTACCACCTACACAAATGTTCAAGTTAGTAATAGTAgctcaatttaataaaaaaaaaatcgtaatAATAGCATACTCTCTAACACACTTTCTTTAACAGATTCTTTTCACTATCAGTTgagatttattgaaaatcagGTTATTTTGTGAGTCTGACAACCTCATATTTAACAAGTTTCACTCATGattagttttcaataaattttaactctaCTCTAGTTATACCTTGTGAAAGTTGATGTTGTCGTCAAAGGGAATGATGGCTCCTAGTTTGGT includes these proteins:
- the LOC100799682 gene encoding respiratory burst oxidase homolog protein B, whose product is MEIHENQHESWSETESTGSRSRRVGFSGPLSGPLSGPLSGPLVSSNKRNSSKNKSARFKDDEEMVEITLDVRDDAVSVQNIRGGDSETAFLASRLEMRPSSFSDRLRQVSRELKRMTSNKAFDRVDRSKSGAARALGGLKFMTKAGTEGWSQVEKRFDELAIDAKLPKTRFSQCIGMNESKEFAGELFDALARRRGITSASITKDQLREFWEQITDQSFDSRLQTFFDMVDKDADGRINEEEVKEIITLSASANKLSKLKDRAEEYAALIMEELDPDNLGYIELYNLEMLLLQAPAQSTHITTDSRVLSQMLSQKLVPTKEYNPIKRGFRALAYFVQDNWKRLWVIALWLSICAGLFTWKFIQYKHRAVFDVMGYCVTVAKGGAETTKFNMALILLPVCRNTITWLRSRTKLGAIIPFDDNINFHKVVAFGIAIGVGLHAISHLTCDFPRLLHATDEEYEPMKQFFGDERPNNYWWFVKGTEGWTGVVMVVLMAIAFILAQPWFRRNRLKLPKTLKKLTGFNAFWYSHHLFVIVYVLFIIHGYFLYLSKKWYKKTTWMYLAVPMILYGCERLLRAFRSGYKSVRILKVAVYPGNVLALHVSKPQGFKYSSGQYIYVNCSDVSPFEWHPFSITSAPGDDYLSVHIRTLGDWTSQLKGVFAKACQPASEGQSGLLRADMLQGNNKPRMPRLLIDGPYGAPAQDYKNYDVILLVGLGIGATPLISILKDVLNNIKQHKDVEEGEVEKDKRKPFATKRAYFYWVTREEGSFEWFKGVMNEVEENDKEGVIELHNYCTSVYEEGDARSALITMLQSLHHAKNGVDIVSGTRVKTHFARPNWRNVFKHAAIKHPDQRVGVFYCGAHGLVGELKKLSLDFSRKTSTKFDFHKENF